In one window of Cupriavidus necator N-1 DNA:
- the dnaN gene encoding DNA polymerase III subunit beta: MQLVKTSRDNLLRPLQIVSGIVERRHTLPILANLLIRKSGSNVSFLSTDIEIQITTHAECGVGSDSIATTVAARKLLDILRAMPDGDVALSLNDKRMTVQSGKSRFALQTLAAEEFPTVAEASEFNASVSLPQKTFKHLLAMVHFAMAQQDIRYYLNGMLLVVEGKKVMAVATDGHRLAYCGVELETEAVGVGARQEVIIPRKTILELQRLLEDNDDPVQVQLAANQVKFTFANIELISKLVEGKFPDFQRVIPKGYKNAFAIDRVRLQQALQRTAILTTDKFKGVRCILDTHMLKISSTNADQEEAQEELELDYSGDALDIGFNVTYLLDVLANLKSEQVQVSLGDSNSSALITVPEDDNFKYVVMPMRI; this comes from the coding sequence AGCGCCGCCACACCCTCCCGATCCTGGCCAATCTGCTGATTCGCAAGTCCGGGTCCAACGTTTCCTTCCTCTCGACCGACATCGAGATCCAGATCACCACGCACGCCGAATGCGGCGTTGGCAGCGACAGCATTGCCACCACCGTGGCCGCGCGCAAGCTGCTGGACATCCTGCGCGCCATGCCTGACGGCGACGTGGCCCTGTCGCTCAACGACAAGCGCATGACCGTGCAATCCGGCAAGAGCCGCTTCGCACTGCAGACGCTGGCCGCAGAGGAATTCCCGACCGTTGCCGAAGCCAGCGAATTCAACGCCAGCGTCAGCCTGCCGCAGAAGACCTTCAAGCACCTGCTGGCGATGGTCCACTTCGCCATGGCGCAGCAGGACATCCGCTACTACCTGAACGGCATGCTGCTGGTGGTCGAAGGCAAGAAGGTCATGGCAGTCGCCACCGACGGCCACCGCCTGGCCTACTGCGGCGTTGAGCTGGAAACCGAAGCCGTCGGCGTGGGCGCGCGCCAGGAAGTCATCATCCCGCGCAAGACCATCCTGGAACTGCAGCGCCTGCTGGAAGACAACGACGATCCGGTGCAGGTGCAGCTGGCCGCCAACCAGGTCAAGTTCACGTTCGCCAATATCGAACTGATCTCCAAGCTGGTTGAAGGCAAGTTCCCCGACTTCCAGCGCGTGATTCCCAAGGGCTACAAGAATGCCTTCGCCATCGACCGCGTGCGGCTGCAGCAGGCGCTGCAACGCACCGCGATCCTGACGACCGACAAATTCAAGGGCGTGCGCTGCATCCTCGACACGCACATGCTCAAGATCAGCTCCACCAACGCCGACCAGGAAGAGGCGCAGGAAGAGCTGGAACTCGATTACTCGGGCGACGCGCTCGATATCGGCTTCAACGTGACCTACCTGCTTGACGTGCTTGCCAACCTGAAGAGCGAGCAGGTGCAGGTCAGCCTCGGCGACTCGAATTCGAGTGCGCTGATTACCGTGCCGGAAGACGACAACTTCAAGTACGTCGTCATGCCGATGCGCATCTGA
- the gyrB gene encoding DNA topoisomerase (ATP-hydrolyzing) subunit B: protein MTEQQNPQQENTYGASSIQILEGLEAVRKRPGMYIGDTSDGTGLHHLVFEVLDNSIDEALAGYCTEIQVTIHSDNSISIVDNGRGIPPLVKFDDKHEPKRSAAEIAMTELHAGGKFNQNSYKVSGGLHGVGVSCVNALSKWLRLTVRRDGQVHLIEFAKGDVQNRIVETVTGPDGQPVEVSPMKIIGATDKRGTEVHFLADEEIFTNVEFHYEILSKRIRELSFLNNGVHIKLVDQRTGKEEDFAFSGGVKGFVEYINRSKSVLHPTIFYANTEKDGIAVEVAMQWNDGYNEQVLCFTNNIPQRDGGTHLTGLRAAMTRVINKYIEENEVAKKAKVETTGDDMREGLSCVLSVKVPEPKFSSQTKDKLVSSEVRLPVEELVGKALSDFLLETPGDAKIICGKIVDAARAREAARKAREMTRRKGLMDGMGLPGKLADCQEKDPALSELFLVEGDSAGGSAKQGRDRKFQAILPLKGKILNVERARFDKMLSSQEVLTLITALGTGIGKDDYNLDKLRYHRIIIMTDADVDGSHIRTLLLTFFYRQMPDIIERGYVYIAQPPLYKIKHGKEERYIKDDVELNAYLLKLAMEKAVLVRPDGTEINGDALTELARQYQLTEGVISRLSRIVDTDALRAIADGVALDLDSAAAAEASAVALKAKLAEMHAKTLIGAAVNDDGTADVYAQFDEKTDKHRLMIARRHHGNVRLSHLDADFVHGADYAALSNAAKTFQGLTPEGTKVQRGEGEKLRDQTVNDFHGAMQWLLAEAERGVSRQRYKGLGEMNPEQLFETTLDVTQRRLLKVQIEDAIAADQIFTTLMGDEVEPRRNFIESNALVARNIDV, encoded by the coding sequence ATGACCGAACAGCAGAACCCGCAGCAGGAAAACACCTACGGAGCCTCTTCGATCCAGATTCTGGAAGGCCTGGAGGCGGTACGCAAGCGCCCGGGCATGTATATCGGTGATACCTCCGACGGCACCGGCCTGCACCACCTTGTCTTCGAGGTGCTGGACAACTCCATCGACGAAGCGCTGGCCGGCTACTGCACCGAGATCCAGGTCACCATCCACAGCGACAACTCGATCTCCATCGTCGACAACGGCCGCGGCATCCCGCCCCTGGTCAAGTTCGACGACAAGCACGAACCCAAGCGCAGCGCGGCGGAAATCGCCATGACCGAGCTGCACGCCGGCGGCAAGTTCAACCAGAACAGCTACAAGGTGTCCGGGGGCCTGCACGGCGTGGGCGTGTCCTGCGTGAACGCCCTGTCCAAGTGGCTGCGCCTGACCGTGCGCCGCGACGGCCAGGTCCACCTGATCGAATTCGCCAAGGGCGACGTACAGAACCGCATCGTCGAGACCGTGACCGGCCCCGACGGCCAGCCCGTTGAAGTCTCGCCGATGAAGATCATCGGCGCCACCGACAAGCGCGGCACCGAAGTGCACTTCCTGGCCGACGAAGAAATCTTCACCAACGTCGAGTTCCACTACGAGATCCTCTCCAAGCGCATCCGCGAGCTCTCGTTCCTGAACAACGGCGTGCACATCAAGCTGGTCGACCAGCGCACCGGCAAGGAGGAAGACTTTGCCTTCTCCGGCGGCGTGAAGGGTTTTGTCGAGTACATCAACCGCTCCAAGAGCGTGCTGCACCCCACCATCTTCTACGCCAACACCGAAAAAGACGGTATCGCCGTGGAAGTGGCCATGCAGTGGAACGACGGCTACAACGAGCAGGTGCTCTGCTTCACCAACAACATCCCGCAGCGGGATGGCGGCACCCACCTGACCGGCCTGCGCGCCGCGATGACCCGCGTCATCAACAAGTACATCGAAGAGAACGAAGTCGCCAAGAAAGCCAAGGTGGAAACCACCGGCGACGACATGCGCGAAGGCCTGTCCTGCGTGCTCTCCGTCAAGGTGCCCGAGCCCAAGTTCAGCTCGCAGACCAAGGACAAGCTGGTCTCTTCCGAAGTGCGCCTGCCGGTGGAAGAACTCGTCGGCAAGGCCCTGAGCGACTTCCTGCTGGAAACCCCGGGCGATGCCAAGATCATCTGCGGCAAGATCGTCGACGCCGCCCGCGCCCGCGAAGCCGCCCGCAAGGCCCGCGAAATGACGCGCCGCAAGGGCCTGATGGACGGCATGGGCCTGCCCGGCAAGCTGGCAGACTGCCAGGAAAAAGACCCCGCCCTGTCAGAACTCTTCCTGGTGGAGGGCGACTCCGCAGGCGGCTCCGCCAAGCAAGGCCGCGACCGTAAGTTCCAGGCCATCCTGCCCCTGAAGGGCAAGATCCTGAACGTAGAACGCGCCCGCTTCGACAAGATGCTGTCCAGCCAGGAAGTGCTGACCCTGATCACCGCACTGGGCACCGGCATCGGCAAGGACGACTACAACCTGGACAAGCTGCGCTACCACCGCATCATCATCATGACCGATGCTGATGTGGACGGCTCGCACATCCGCACCCTGTTGCTGACATTCTTCTACCGCCAGATGCCCGACATCATCGAGCGCGGCTACGTCTATATCGCGCAGCCGCCGCTGTACAAGATCAAGCACGGCAAGGAAGAGCGGTATATCAAGGATGATGTCGAGCTCAATGCCTACCTGCTGAAGCTGGCGATGGAGAAGGCTGTGCTGGTGCGGCCGGATGGGACTGAGATCAATGGGGATGCGCTGACTGAGTTGGCGCGGCAGTATCAGCTGACTGAGGGGGTGATTTCTCGCCTGTCACGGATTGTTGATACCGATGCCCTGCGTGCTATTGCTGATGGGGTGGCGCTGGATCTGGACAGCGCGGCTGCTGCTGAGGCGTCTGCTGTGGCGTTGAAGGCTAAGTTGGCTGAGATGCATGCCAAGACGTTGATTGGGGCGGCTGTTAATGATGATGGCACTGCTGATGTCTATGCGCAGTTTGATGAGAAGACGGATAAGCATCGGTTGATGATTGCGCGTCGTCATCATGGGAACGTGCGGTTGTCGCATCTGGATGCGGACTTCGTCCATGGTGCTGACTATGCTGCTCTCTCCAATGCGGCCAAGACTTTCCAGGGGCTGACTCCGGAAGGCACCAAGGTGCAGCGGGGCGAAGGCGAAAAGCTGCGTGATCAGACTGTCAATGACTTCCACGGGGCCATGCAATGGCTGCTGGCTGAGGCTGAGCGTGGGGTTTCTCGTCAGCGGTATAAGGGGCTGGGGGAGATGAATCCTGAGCAGTTGTTTGAGACGACGCTGGACGTTACTCAGCGCCGACTGCTGAAGGTGCAGATTGAGGATGCTATTGCGGCGGATCAGATCTTCACTACGCTGATGGGGGATGAGGTGGAGCCGCGTAGGAACTTTATTGAGAGTAATGCGCTGGTGGCGAGGAATATTGACGTCTGA
- a CDS encoding BMP family protein, whose protein sequence is MHLNRQIGNFPRVLRALGFFYAIYVACLPPAQAQPTPAPTQVKIAAVLGSGPDDPWNATLISTWKQLRAAKPHGLAINDPVYTEGVFGSAAEAALRLYARKGYDIIWAHANYTDEVRRIHAQYPNTLFVLTGAPNEPIGANVYLLYNRIYEPSYLAGIAAGMLTRTGVVGAVAGFPTEDTNDAINAFFAGARSVRPDVKQKVSFIASWWDPPMATEAMKAQVAGGVDQEFMLSSTFDVCKQQKVTCYGAYRDWSPVAPQNIATSALGNWTPGFKWILDEWHASRVGGKPLAGNMNKRYFGMAEGGAELAPFHDFPMPPQIAARISETRARIEARQQTVELDVSKPASSK, encoded by the coding sequence ATGCATTTGAATCGCCAAATCGGAAATTTCCCCCGCGTCCTGCGCGCCCTCGGCTTCTTCTATGCGATCTATGTGGCATGCCTGCCGCCAGCGCAGGCGCAGCCCACCCCCGCGCCCACGCAAGTCAAGATCGCGGCGGTGCTCGGCTCCGGCCCGGACGACCCCTGGAACGCGACCCTGATCTCGACCTGGAAGCAGCTGCGCGCGGCCAAGCCGCACGGGCTTGCCATCAATGATCCGGTCTACACCGAAGGCGTCTTCGGCAGCGCGGCGGAAGCGGCATTGCGCCTTTACGCGCGCAAGGGCTACGACATCATCTGGGCGCATGCCAACTATACCGATGAGGTACGCCGCATCCACGCGCAGTATCCCAACACGCTGTTCGTGCTCACCGGTGCGCCAAACGAGCCGATCGGCGCAAACGTCTATCTGCTCTACAACCGCATCTACGAGCCGTCCTACCTTGCCGGCATCGCTGCCGGAATGCTGACCAGGACCGGCGTGGTCGGCGCCGTCGCCGGCTTTCCGACGGAAGACACCAACGATGCCATCAACGCGTTCTTCGCCGGGGCCAGGAGCGTGCGTCCTGACGTGAAGCAGAAGGTGTCGTTCATCGCAAGCTGGTGGGATCCGCCTATGGCAACCGAAGCCATGAAGGCGCAGGTGGCCGGCGGTGTCGACCAGGAGTTCATGCTCAGCTCAACCTTCGATGTCTGCAAGCAGCAGAAGGTCACCTGCTATGGCGCCTACCGCGACTGGAGCCCGGTGGCGCCGCAGAACATCGCCACCAGCGCCCTGGGCAACTGGACACCGGGCTTCAAGTGGATCCTTGACGAATGGCACGCCAGCCGCGTTGGCGGCAAGCCGTTGGCCGGCAATATGAACAAGCGCTACTTCGGCATGGCCGAAGGCGGCGCGGAGCTGGCGCCGTTCCACGACTTTCCGATGCCGCCGCAGATTGCGGCGCGGATCAGCGAGACCCGCGCCAGAATCGAGGCACGGCAGCAGACGGTGGAGCTCGACGTCAGCAAGCCGGCCTCGTCAAAGTAG
- a CDS encoding ABC transporter ATP-binding protein, with translation MQAIPHLRVRNLSKRFGNFTALGDVSIEIARGEMHCLLGENGAGKSTLTSCLSGYLQADAGTIEVYGQALDIRSPMDARRAGIGKVFQHFVLANPLTVVENVIAGSPQRGFLPRTAATRARLHERCRKYGLSLDLDCPVGDLDVGQQQWAEILKCLNTEVDLLILDEPTAVLTPQESVQLFSVLRTLTGEGTTVVLITHKLDEVLQCDRVTVMRKGRVIDTVEAARCTRDDLSTLMVGHATSTPRRGASSPGAPRLVLEGLSASAGRRPLHGIDLTVHRGEIVGIAGVSGNGQKELFEVIAGARRATAGRLLCDGVDLTNHDPGTISRAGIGHIPQDRFAEGLVGELSVADNLMLGRHRDPVFSRRGFLSRKRAEAFAQDCIDRFAISTRSVHTKAGTLSGGNAQKIVIARELYQASKVVLANQPTRGVDVGVIESIYRLLLDKRNEGYAILLASDELDDLFNLCDRIAVMYEGRIAGIFDATQVTIAQIGHLMAGGAHIPPAPALQPAPCLKDLP, from the coding sequence ATGCAAGCCATCCCTCACTTGCGCGTGCGCAACCTGTCCAAGCGGTTCGGCAACTTCACCGCCCTTGGCGACGTCAGCATCGAGATCGCTCGCGGCGAGATGCACTGCCTGCTCGGCGAAAACGGCGCCGGCAAATCCACGCTGACCAGTTGCCTGTCGGGCTATCTCCAGGCCGATGCTGGCACCATCGAGGTCTACGGACAAGCGCTGGACATCCGCTCGCCCATGGACGCCCGCCGTGCCGGCATCGGCAAGGTGTTCCAGCACTTTGTGCTGGCCAATCCCCTGACGGTGGTCGAGAACGTGATCGCCGGCTCGCCGCAGCGCGGCTTTCTGCCGCGCACCGCGGCAACGCGTGCCCGGCTCCATGAGCGGTGCCGCAAGTACGGGCTGAGCCTCGATCTGGATTGCCCGGTCGGCGACCTCGACGTCGGGCAGCAGCAATGGGCCGAAATCCTGAAGTGCCTCAATACCGAGGTCGACCTGCTGATTCTGGACGAGCCGACCGCCGTGCTGACGCCGCAGGAATCCGTGCAGCTGTTCAGCGTGCTGCGGACCCTTACCGGCGAAGGGACGACGGTAGTGCTGATCACCCACAAGCTGGATGAAGTGCTGCAGTGTGACCGCGTGACCGTCATGCGCAAGGGGCGGGTGATCGATACCGTCGAAGCCGCGCGTTGTACCCGCGACGACCTGTCCACGCTGATGGTTGGCCACGCCACCTCCACGCCGCGCCGCGGCGCCTCCAGCCCGGGCGCGCCGCGCCTGGTGCTGGAAGGCCTGTCAGCCTCAGCCGGCCGGCGCCCCCTGCACGGCATCGACCTTACCGTGCACCGCGGCGAGATCGTCGGCATCGCCGGTGTCTCAGGCAACGGCCAGAAGGAACTGTTCGAGGTCATTGCCGGCGCGCGCCGCGCCACCGCCGGCCGCCTGCTGTGCGATGGCGTCGATCTCACCAACCACGACCCGGGCACTATCTCGCGGGCCGGCATCGGCCATATTCCGCAAGACCGTTTTGCCGAAGGCCTAGTCGGTGAACTCAGCGTTGCCGACAACCTGATGCTCGGGCGGCACCGCGATCCGGTGTTCAGCCGCCGCGGCTTCCTGTCGCGCAAGCGGGCCGAGGCGTTCGCGCAGGACTGCATCGACCGCTTTGCCATCAGCACCCGCTCGGTCCACACCAAGGCAGGCACCTTGTCGGGCGGAAATGCACAGAAGATCGTCATTGCGCGCGAGCTGTACCAGGCCTCGAAAGTCGTGCTGGCCAACCAGCCCACGCGCGGCGTTGACGTGGGCGTCATCGAAAGCATCTATCGCCTGCTGCTCGACAAGCGCAATGAGGGCTACGCGATCCTGCTCGCCTCCGATGAGCTCGACGACCTGTTCAACCTCTGCGACCGCATCGCCGTGATGTACGAAGGGCGCATTGCCGGCATCTTCGATGCCACGCAGGTAACCATTGCGCAGATCGGCCACCTGATGGCCGGGGGTGCGCACATTCCGCCGGCGCCAGCGCTGCAGCCGGCACCTTGCCTGAAGGATCTCCCATGA
- a CDS encoding ABC transporter permease, translated as MNARLGRALTLGSLLSFPAAGHGRTVATLAAGTLVGLSVSALLLVAGGYPLGAALSSLWSGAFGGFAEGLDTLRDATPLFLVALATIVSYRAQLWNVGQEGQLVLGAIFCYGATLLAAGLPQPLPWLLPLCAGVAGGALWSTPPALARVRWGVNEIVSTMMFNYIAVFLLMYLVGHVWPESSATYLQTAPIGAPAHLPAWNAEGTLNAQFLIAAVVALALAVLFGRSVLGFEILSFGLNARTSAFKGIAAGATCLKVFAISGGIAGLCGAVMLLGTQWRLAPATLASGVGYSGIMVAMLGRLHPAGALLAALLFGALNTGSAAMQLEAGVPSTMARVMQAVLLISFLLAQAINQAQPAKRGRDA; from the coding sequence ATGAACGCCAGGTTAGGCCGGGCCTTGACGCTCGGCAGTCTGTTGTCTTTCCCCGCTGCTGGCCATGGGCGAACTGTCGCCACGCTGGCGGCGGGCACGCTCGTCGGCCTGTCGGTCTCGGCGCTGCTGCTGGTCGCCGGCGGGTATCCGCTGGGCGCCGCGCTGTCGTCGCTATGGTCCGGCGCCTTCGGCGGCTTCGCCGAAGGCCTTGATACCTTGCGCGATGCCACGCCGCTGTTCCTCGTCGCGCTGGCAACCATCGTCTCCTACCGTGCCCAGCTCTGGAACGTGGGGCAGGAAGGCCAGCTGGTACTCGGGGCCATCTTTTGCTACGGCGCCACCTTGCTGGCAGCCGGCCTGCCGCAGCCGCTGCCGTGGCTGCTGCCGCTCTGCGCCGGCGTCGCCGGGGGCGCGCTCTGGAGCACGCCCCCGGCCCTGGCCAGGGTGCGCTGGGGCGTGAACGAGATTGTCTCGACCATGATGTTCAACTACATCGCCGTGTTCCTGCTGATGTACCTGGTCGGCCATGTCTGGCCGGAATCGAGCGCCACGTACCTGCAGACGGCGCCGATCGGCGCGCCCGCCCATCTGCCTGCCTGGAATGCCGAGGGCACGCTGAACGCGCAGTTCCTGATTGCCGCCGTGGTCGCGCTGGCGCTTGCGGTGCTGTTTGGCAGGAGCGTGCTCGGCTTCGAGATCCTGTCATTCGGGCTGAACGCCAGGACCTCGGCGTTCAAGGGGATCGCCGCCGGGGCCACCTGCCTGAAGGTCTTCGCGATCAGCGGCGGCATTGCGGGATTGTGCGGGGCGGTGATGCTTCTCGGCACGCAGTGGCGGCTGGCGCCGGCAACGCTGGCGAGCGGCGTGGGCTACAGCGGCATCATGGTCGCCATGCTCGGGCGCCTGCATCCGGCCGGCGCCCTGCTGGCAGCGCTGCTGTTCGGCGCGCTCAATACCGGCAGTGCCGCGATGCAGCTCGAAGCGGGCGTGCCCAGCACCATGGCGCGCGTCATGCAGGCTGTGCTTCTTATCAGTTTTCTTCTGGCGCAAGCCATCAACCAGGCGCAACCGGCCAAGCGAGGGCGCGATGCATGA
- a CDS encoding ABC transporter permease encodes MHDLLNNAVAVGLLAAAVRMLTPLLLAAAGELVAEKAGIMNLGVEGTMMTGCFVAFLVTFLSGSLALGIAAAVLSGAALGGLMAFATVTLRIEQFIMGLAINLLSSALTAYGFRALLKQVPAEQAVIEPLSTLRIPGLADLPLVGEALFNQTWMTYLAYLMVPAIALLLYRTRLGLELRSLGENPKLLDTAGHSVGVPRYGAVIFGGAMAGLAGAALSAGSSMRFVEEMTAGRGWIVIVIVVAANWRVWRVPLVTAVFALLQAAQLQAQANGVAFPYEILLALPYIAAVGIMIAFRSSSRMPSALGVPYRRQ; translated from the coding sequence ATGCATGATCTTCTTAACAACGCCGTGGCAGTTGGCCTGCTGGCGGCTGCCGTGCGGATGCTGACGCCGCTGCTGCTGGCTGCCGCGGGCGAGCTGGTTGCCGAGAAAGCGGGCATCATGAACCTGGGGGTCGAGGGCACTATGATGACCGGCTGTTTCGTCGCCTTCCTGGTGACGTTCCTGTCGGGGTCGCTGGCGCTCGGCATTGCGGCGGCGGTGCTGTCCGGCGCAGCCCTGGGCGGCCTGATGGCGTTCGCCACTGTGACGCTGCGCATCGAGCAGTTCATCATGGGGCTGGCCATCAACCTGCTCAGCTCGGCGTTGACGGCCTACGGCTTTCGCGCGCTGCTCAAGCAGGTCCCGGCGGAGCAAGCCGTGATCGAGCCGCTGTCCACGCTGCGCATTCCCGGGCTGGCGGACCTGCCCCTGGTCGGCGAGGCCTTGTTCAACCAGACCTGGATGACCTACCTGGCATACCTGATGGTGCCGGCCATTGCCTTGCTGCTGTATCGCACGCGCCTGGGCCTGGAGCTGCGCAGCCTGGGCGAGAACCCCAAGCTGCTCGATACCGCGGGACACAGCGTCGGGGTGCCGCGCTATGGCGCGGTGATCTTCGGCGGCGCCATGGCGGGGCTGGCCGGCGCGGCCCTGAGCGCCGGCTCGTCGATGCGCTTTGTCGAGGAAATGACCGCCGGGCGCGGCTGGATCGTGATTGTCATCGTGGTCGCGGCAAACTGGCGCGTCTGGCGCGTGCCACTGGTGACTGCCGTGTTTGCGCTGCTGCAGGCGGCACAACTGCAGGCGCAGGCGAACGGCGTGGCATTCCCCTACGAGATCCTGCTGGCATTGCCGTACATTGCCGCGGTGGGAATCATGATCGCGTTCAGAAGTTCATCGCGCATGCCCTCGGCATTGGGCGTCCCCTATCGCCGCCAGTAA
- a CDS encoding LysR family transcriptional regulator, protein MNFLLDLQAAGDGATNVIDLKMVEAFALVMRHGSLTSAENASGVPKATLRRHLMRLESALGVQLFVRTAGKPVPTEAARDFYANCTRLLGELQAGLEQASLAARELGGGERGHLSIVATSHLSTSYVNHVLRRYVQTHPEVVCHVDLVSDSSAAIGNDIDCYVCSVPRTDLELAARLLGRLTYRLYASQEYVGTHGAPATPSDLARHKLLVQDEQRGEIALRTGDGAWQSLGQLNIAASSNDLWVIKTMAARHHGIALLPEFFVHGEVAAGSLQPILPHWEAPSLPVYCMYPRQRFMNRKLRAFIDMMVDSFGKIESCSYYLVGSASSAG, encoded by the coding sequence ATGAACTTCCTGCTGGACCTGCAGGCCGCCGGAGACGGCGCCACCAACGTGATCGACCTGAAGATGGTCGAAGCCTTCGCGCTGGTGATGCGCCATGGCAGCCTGACTTCGGCGGAGAATGCCAGCGGCGTCCCGAAGGCGACGCTGCGCCGCCACCTGATGCGGCTGGAGTCGGCGCTCGGCGTCCAGTTGTTCGTGCGTACGGCGGGCAAGCCGGTGCCCACCGAAGCGGCACGTGACTTCTACGCGAACTGCACGCGCCTGCTCGGTGAACTGCAGGCCGGGCTCGAGCAGGCCAGCCTCGCCGCGCGCGAGCTGGGTGGCGGCGAGCGCGGCCATCTTTCGATTGTCGCGACCAGCCATCTGTCCACCTCGTACGTCAATCACGTGCTGCGGCGCTATGTGCAGACCCACCCGGAAGTCGTCTGCCATGTCGACCTGGTCAGCGATTCGTCGGCGGCCATCGGCAACGACATCGACTGCTATGTCTGCTCCGTGCCGCGCACCGACCTCGAACTGGCCGCGCGCCTGCTGGGGCGGCTGACCTACCGGCTGTACGCAAGCCAGGAGTACGTCGGCACCCACGGCGCGCCGGCAACGCCGTCCGACCTTGCCCGCCACAAGTTGCTGGTGCAGGACGAGCAACGCGGCGAGATCGCGCTGCGCACCGGCGACGGGGCGTGGCAGTCGCTCGGGCAACTCAATATCGCCGCATCGAGCAACGACCTGTGGGTGATCAAGACGATGGCGGCGCGGCACCACGGCATCGCGCTGCTGCCCGAGTTCTTCGTGCACGGCGAGGTCGCGGCAGGCTCGCTCCAGCCCATCCTGCCGCACTGGGAGGCGCCGTCGCTGCCGGTCTATTGCATGTATCCGCGCCAGCGCTTCATGAACCGCAAGCTGCGCGCCTTCATCGACATGATGGTCGACTCGTTCGGCAAGATCGAGTCCTGCAGCTACTACCTCGTCGGCAGCGCGTCGTCAGCCGGCTGA